The DNA region GGGTGATCCGTCGTGACGACGGCACTGACGCCTGGCTGATCGAAGGCAAGGAGATTGCCACCTTCGGGTTGAACGCGGTGCAGGGGCGCCCGCGAGAGTCGTGGGGTTCGGATCCGGGAAGTTTCGACCAGGTCCGCCCT from Actinomycetota bacterium includes:
- a CDS encoding amidohydrolase, translating into MKIEDMVLISTDDHTVEPPSLSDYFRDHVPVKFKSRVPRVIRRDDGTDAWLIEGKEIATFGLNAVQGRPRESWGSDPGSFDQVRP